A window of Dromiciops gliroides isolate mDroGli1 chromosome X, mDroGli1.pri, whole genome shotgun sequence contains these coding sequences:
- the LOC122733413 gene encoding LOW QUALITY PROTEIN: casein kinase I-like (The sequence of the model RefSeq protein was modified relative to this genomic sequence to represent the inferred CDS: substituted 1 base at 1 genomic stop codon): MASSIVGGKYELLRKVGAGSFGDIYLAINITNGEEVAVKLESQKAKHPQLLYESKLYKVLQGGVGIPHMRWYGQEKDYNVLVMDLLGPSLEDLFNFCSRRFTMKTVLMLADQMISRIEYVHTKNFIHRDIKPDNFLMGIGRHCNKLFLIDFGLAKKYRDNRTKQHIPYREDKNLTGTARYASINAHLGIEQSRRDDMESLGYVLMYFNRTSLPWQGLKAATKKQKYEKISEKKMSTPVEVLCQGFPAEFAMYLNYCRGLRFEEAPDYMYLRQLFRILFRTLNHQYDYTFDWTMLKQKVTXKASSSSG, translated from the coding sequence ATGGCGAGCAGCATAGTCGGGGGCAAATACGAGCTGCTGCGGAAGGTGGGGGCCGGCTCGTTCGGCGACATCTACCTGGCCATCAACATCACGAACGGCGAGGAGGTGGCGGTGAAGCTGGAGTCGCAGAAAGCCAAGCACCCCCAGCTGTTGTACGAGAGCAAGCTGTACAAGGTCCTGCAAGGCGGGGTGGGCATCCCGCACATGCGTTGGTACGGCCAGGAGAAGGACTACAACGTTCTGGTCATGGACCTGCTGGGGCCCAGCCTGGAGGACCTCTTCAATTTCTGCTCTCGTAGGTTCACCATGAAGACCGTGCTGATGCTGGCCGACCAGATGATCAGCAGAATCGAGTATGTGCATACCAAGAACTTTATCCACAGGGACATTAAACCGGATAATTTCCTGATGGGGATCGGGCGCCATTGTAACAAGCTATTCCTTATTGACTTTGGACTGGCCAAAAAGTATCGAGACAACAGAACCAAACAGCACATACCCTACAGAGAAGATAAGAATCTCACCGGCACTGCCAGGTATGCCAGCATCAATGCACACCTTGGCATCGAGCAGAGCCGTCGAGATGACATGGAGTCCCTGGGCTATGTGTTGATGTATTTTAACAGGACCAGCCTGCCCTGGCAAGGACTGAAGGCTGCAACCAAGAAGCAAAAGTATGAAAAGATCAGCGAAAAGAAGATGTCCACCCCTGTGGAAGTTCTGTGCCAGGGGTTTCCTGCAGAATTTGCCATGTATCTCAACTACTGCCGTGGCCTGCGCTTTGAAGAGGCGCCGGATTACATGTATCTGAGGCAGCTATTTCGTATTCTTTTCAGGACTCTGAACCACCAGTACGACTACACTTTCGATTGGACAATGTTAAAGCAGAAAGTGACCTAAAAGGCAAGCTCTTCTAGTGGGTAG